The Rhodocytophaga rosea genome has a segment encoding these proteins:
- a CDS encoding DUF3857 domain-containing protein yields the protein MKQFISCLLFFFSTPAFLYSQFVPTYKWGKVLPEEIQLKVCAIDSSASAVVLSDYGKVIFGNGVIYIERHKRIKILDQKGSGEGNITIPYYTKDHYEKITGLQAHTITIDQNGKIATHKVNADQIFEVDLANKWREKRFTFPNVEAGAILEYRYTTLTHNYLTLDGWNFQSGIPTIYSEFHFVKPTRLNYRILLQGEHLSTKYENASTTTWSLNNLPALIKESFIANPMDYAERISFQLDVFNISGSVPVSFENHSSFFS from the coding sequence ATGAAACAGTTTATTAGTTGTTTGTTATTTTTCTTTTCCACGCCGGCTTTTTTGTATAGCCAGTTTGTTCCAACCTATAAATGGGGTAAGGTACTTCCTGAAGAGATTCAGTTAAAAGTATGCGCCATCGATAGTTCTGCTTCAGCAGTCGTCCTGAGTGATTACGGCAAAGTTATTTTCGGGAATGGGGTAATCTATATAGAACGGCATAAACGCATTAAGATCCTGGATCAGAAAGGATCGGGTGAGGGCAATATTACAATTCCTTATTATACAAAAGACCATTATGAAAAAATTACAGGATTGCAAGCCCATACGATTACAATAGATCAGAATGGTAAAATAGCAACTCATAAAGTAAATGCAGATCAGATCTTTGAAGTTGATCTGGCAAATAAATGGCGGGAAAAAAGATTTACATTTCCTAATGTTGAAGCAGGAGCCATACTGGAATACCGCTATACAACTTTAACTCATAACTATCTTACCTTAGACGGCTGGAATTTTCAGTCTGGTATTCCTACTATCTATAGTGAATTTCATTTTGTTAAACCTACTCGTCTCAATTACCGGATTCTTTTACAAGGTGAGCATCTATCAACAAAATATGAAAATGCATCCACAACAACATGGTCATTAAATAATCTGCCTGCTTTAATAAAAGAATCTTTTATAGCCAATCCGATGGATTATGCGGAAAGGATTTCGTTTCAATTAGATGTATTTAATATATCAGGTAGTGTTCCTGTTTCATTTGAAAACCATTCCAGTTTTTTTTCATAG
- a CDS encoding transglutaminase domain-containing protein codes for MQRVQKIYNYVRNTFTWNGNHSFISSQNLSSLVETKKGNSADINLYLITLLKEAGLQANPMLVSTRTHGKIYAAKYPLLTQFNHLAAFVQVENESFILNASDRFRPYTLLDMNDLTENAYLLDQNTPQWIKMRQPLPSRQLTSAEVDLSDTRKPVYRLATRYEGYLALDQRQKFMEAGNKIQPSQILTTPTQDFKLTQTESKNMDNPDEPLLITLVYQSDTSSESKTDIIYFNPVLKSDISENPFKNANRSLPVELNYPATYTYGLNVKLPMGYSVQELPKNIMIKLPNTMGEFRYQITQKEGMIQLLSVISFKETLIPAEYYHHLREFYDHIIAKHQEPIVFVKQK; via the coding sequence GTGCAAAGGGTTCAAAAAATATATAATTATGTAAGAAATACATTTACCTGGAATGGTAATCATAGTTTTATTTCTTCGCAAAACCTATCTTCTTTGGTAGAAACCAAAAAAGGGAATTCAGCGGATATCAATCTTTACCTGATTACGCTCCTGAAAGAAGCAGGTTTACAGGCCAATCCAATGTTAGTGAGTACCCGGACGCATGGGAAAATATATGCTGCTAAATATCCTTTACTTACCCAGTTTAATCACTTAGCCGCTTTTGTACAGGTAGAGAACGAGTCATTTATTCTGAATGCATCTGACCGTTTTCGCCCGTATACGCTTCTGGATATGAATGACCTGACTGAGAATGCGTATTTGCTCGACCAGAATACGCCCCAATGGATAAAGATGCGTCAGCCTTTGCCTTCAAGGCAATTAACTTCTGCAGAGGTTGATTTATCAGATACCCGTAAACCTGTTTACCGCCTGGCTACCCGTTACGAAGGTTATTTGGCATTAGATCAACGTCAGAAATTCATGGAGGCTGGTAATAAAATACAGCCCAGCCAGATACTAACTACTCCAACACAAGATTTTAAATTAACCCAAACGGAATCTAAAAACATGGATAATCCAGATGAACCTTTACTCATTACTTTGGTTTATCAATCAGATACTTCTTCAGAATCTAAAACAGATATTATATATTTCAACCCTGTTTTGAAAAGTGATATTAGTGAGAATCCATTTAAGAATGCAAACCGAAGCTTACCTGTTGAATTAAATTATCCCGCTACTTACACATATGGGCTTAATGTGAAACTACCGATGGGCTATTCTGTACAGGAATTACCTAAGAATATAATGATTAAGCTCCCCAACACAATGGGCGAATTCCGGTATCAGATTACTCAAAAAGAAGGTATGATTCAGTTATTATCTGTAATTTCCTTTAAAGAAACACTCATTCCTGCTGAGTATTATCATCATTTACGGGAATTTTACGATCATATTATTGCTAAACACCAGGAGCCTATCGTATTTGTAAAACAAAAATAG
- the ubiE gene encoding bifunctional demethylmenaquinone methyltransferase/2-methoxy-6-polyprenyl-1,4-benzoquinol methylase UbiE has translation MTVLPYKEQQAGKKEQVAAMFDSISPKYDLLNHVLSLGIDIYWRKKAIRILKKQKPRLILDIATGTGDFAIEALAAKPEKVIGVDISEGMLSIGREKIKKLKLADKIELRTGDSEKLLFDNNYFDAVIVSFGVRNFENLLKGLTDMNRVLKPGGTCIVLEFSKPSAFPFKQIYNFYFKHILPFVGKAISKDNAAYHYLPESVQAFPDGKDFLNIFEKAGFQSTKCIPLTFGISSIYIGKK, from the coding sequence ATGACAGTACTTCCCTATAAAGAGCAGCAGGCAGGTAAAAAAGAACAGGTAGCCGCCATGTTCGATTCCATCTCCCCCAAATATGATTTGCTGAATCATGTATTGAGCCTCGGCATTGATATTTACTGGCGGAAAAAAGCCATCCGAATACTTAAAAAACAAAAACCCCGGCTGATTCTGGATATTGCTACCGGTACCGGCGATTTTGCCATAGAAGCCCTGGCTGCCAAACCAGAAAAAGTAATTGGGGTGGATATTTCGGAAGGAATGCTGTCTATTGGAAGAGAAAAGATCAAAAAACTGAAACTGGCCGATAAAATCGAATTACGCACCGGCGATTCCGAAAAATTACTGTTTGATAACAATTACTTCGATGCTGTGATCGTTTCTTTTGGGGTACGTAACTTTGAAAATCTGCTCAAAGGACTTACCGACATGAACCGAGTACTAAAACCTGGCGGAACCTGTATCGTGCTGGAATTTTCAAAACCCTCTGCATTTCCGTTCAAACAGATATATAATTTTTATTTTAAACATATATTGCCTTTCGTTGGTAAAGCTATTTCAAAAGACAATGCAGCTTACCACTATCTTCCGGAATCTGTGCAGGCATTTCCGGATGGGAAAGATTTTCTTAATATATTTGAAAAGGCAGGCTTCCAATCAACAAAATGTATACCGCTCACTTTCGGCATCAGTTCAATCTACATCGGAAAAAAATAA